The bacterium genomic interval TCCAAATCGTTTATGCTCACCGAACCTTTATCCCCGGAATGAGCAGCATCTTACCGTTGGACATCCCCAAAAGACGCTCCAGACAGGAAAATGCCGCTGTTGGGAACAGCAGACACGTCTGTTCAAATTGAGGCGGATACTCGTGGAGTATCTTATCCCATATCGGATTTTCATAATAGCCTTCCGAGCAGGAAATAAGGTTATAAGCCACGCTTAAACGCCCGGTTCTCTTCCCTTCCTCGTCCGCTTCTTCCCCGCCTTCGAGCGCCAAATCAACAAGGCAGGCGCTCATCTCGTGATCTTTAACCACAAACATGTCGAAAGGAATGCTGTCAAATATGTAATTGGCGATGACGATAATTGGGTTGCGAAGGGTATGTTTATTGAGCGTCTGCCGGGAGTTAATCAATCTCAACTCTTTCCCTTGCTCCACATCGAAAACCGCATAATCCAATAAGCCTAATCCTACGAAAGGCTTCAATTGCTCATTATCTTGCCAAAAGTCGATATTGGCCTGTGCAAAGTCGGTCATGACATAGAGAACCGGCGTCGCCGAATCGTAAAGACCATTTTCAAAGAAGGCTTTAATAAAGTTATAAGAAAAGCGCCCGCTTCCAGTGCCTAATTCAATAATTGTGATTGGAGACTGGGGGTCATAGTCCGGAAGCTGTCGAATATCATCAATAAATCCTGCAATGACCCTGGCGTATGAGGCAGCGATATAGGGATTGCTGGTGATATAGTGAGGCACGACCGCATCAGACCAGGCAGTTATGCCCTTCTTTTCGTAATATTGCCTTTGCCATCGCCACAAACTGCACTCAGAAAAGCGAGCATTCTCCTCAAGAAAACGCTTCCCATCATCCGCA includes:
- a CDS encoding SAM-dependent methyltransferase, whose amino-acid sequence is MWRWQRQYYEKKGITAWSDAVVPHYITSNPYIAASYARVIAGFIDDIRQLPDYDPQSPITIIELGTGSGRFSYNFIKAFFENGLYDSATPVLYVMTDFAQANIDFWQDNEQLKPFVGLGLLDYAVFDVEQGKELRLINSRQTLNKHTLRNPIIVIANYIFDSIPFDMFVVKDHEMSACLVDLALEGGEEADEEGKRTGRLSVAYNLISCSEGYYENPIWDKILHEYPPQFEQTCLLFPTAAFSCLERLLGMSNGKMLLIPGIKVR